In the Blautia coccoides genome, ACTTGTGCGTAAGATCGTGACGGGGACTCTGCTGGTGGAAGGTGTGGGGATGATCTTCTATTCCTTTCAGTTTGTACCCGAGTATGGGCTGCGCAGAGGACTGGAGATTTCCCTGTTCAATGCAGTTTCTGCCTTCTGTAACGCGGGAATGGATATCATCGGTGACAACAGCCTTGCGGATTACGCGGGGAATCCCCTAGTGAACTTTACCACAATAGCTCTCATTGTGCTGGGCGGCATCGGATACCTGGTCTGGTGGGATCTGATAAAGCTTATGAAACGGCTGCTGCGCAGGGAGATGGGATTCAGGCAGTCTGTGAGGGCTTTGGAGCTGAACACGAAGATCGCGCTTACAGCTACCGGTATCCTGATCTTTGGCGGTGCAGTCCTGATCCTGGCGCTGGAACACAGAAACCCGGGAACCCTTGGGAACATGCCTTTTTGGGAAAAATGTATGGCTGCGCTCTTCCAGTCCGTGACCTGCAGGACTGCGGGATTCTTTACGATCCCCCAGGAAAATCTCCATGAGGCTTCTGCTATGATCTGCATGATCCTCATGTTCATTGGAGGCTCCCCTCTGGGAACAGCAGGCGGCGTGAAGACCACAACAGTCGCAGCCTTGCTGCTGACCGGTTCCTCCTTTTTCAAGGGCAAGGAAGATACAGAGGTGTTCAACAGAAGGATCCCTGAGACCAACATCAGGACAGCCTGGGTAGTGGTCATGCTGGGTCTTGGGGTGGTGCTCACCTCCACGGTGGCACTGGCCATTGTCACGGAAGGTATGGCGGAAGGCGCGTATCTGATCAATATCCTGTATGAGGTGACTTCAGCGGGGGCCACGGTGGGGCTGACAAGAGGGCTTACCCCCATACTGCCTGCGGCGGGCAAGCTGATCATTATTTTGACTATGTATATTGGGCGTATCGGTCCCACGACTCTGGCGACAGCACTTACCATCCACGGCGAGAAAAAACCTTCGGGTATGCATCTGCCGGACCAG is a window encoding:
- a CDS encoding TrkH family potassium uptake protein, yielding MRKMHVSKTKFKTAQIIALGFAAIILLGALLLSLPIAWAPGHQIKFIDALFTSTTSICVTGLVTQSTYGAWSGFGHLVILFLIQLGGFGVITCGTLVVLAMGKRVSIRNRRLIQESYNLDTLKGLIALVRKIVTGTLLVEGVGMIFYSFQFVPEYGLRRGLEISLFNAVSAFCNAGMDIIGDNSLADYAGNPLVNFTTIALIVLGGIGYLVWWDLIKLMKRLLRREMGFRQSVRALELNTKIALTATGILIFGGAVLILALEHRNPGTLGNMPFWEKCMAALFQSVTCRTAGFFTIPQENLHEASAMICMILMFIGGSPLGTAGGVKTTTVAALLLTGSSFFKGKEDTEVFNRRIPETNIRTAWVVVMLGLGVVLTSTVALAIVTEGMAEGAYLINILYEVTSAGATVGLTRGLTPILPAAGKLIIILTMYIGRIGPTTLATALTIHGEKKPSGMHLPDQKIFIG